The Musa acuminata AAA Group cultivar baxijiao chromosome BXJ2-2, Cavendish_Baxijiao_AAA, whole genome shotgun sequence genome contains the following window.
AACAAGGGGAAAATAACTGTACAGAAATCTACTCGTTGCACTATATCTTCTCTTATGCCCCTGCTCTTTCTTTTCTCAACCCTTCTACATGTTGCAATGAACTGAGGCCTTCTTACTTGAGTCATGAAGCAATGATAGGCATATGTAATTATTGGCACACACAAATGCAAGACTTGAAATAACAGGGTATAATACACCCTTAAAATGATGACAAAATTTATTGCTCACATATAATTGCATTTCACAGATTCTAAACATACTCTTGTATGATAATATCTATGGTTATTTCTGTATTGAATTCTTTGTAATTATTAACTAAAAAAACTTCAGCAAAGCATCCGACATACATTTCTATGTAGAATCCAATGAACATCAGTAATTGATATGTCTTGATTACATGATGGCATGGATTATGAAATATCCATGATTCACAGCTTTCATAcaacaaaaatccaattcaaacaTAAAAAAGGGCAGGATTAGCTAAGTTAGAACAACATGATTATTATGTTCCTAGATATGCCACATATAAACACAAAGAATGTTCCACATCTGAACTTCTTAAGTTGCAACAAGATAAATATACATTGACAGGCCAAAAAGTGTTCTTTTATTATTTATGTGAAGTGttataaaagaagaaaatgtaAAATCTCGATATGAACATAACATACAAAATCAGAAGGGGACCTCCCACTCAGCAGCCCCCGTTCCTCTCGttatgaactctctctctctctctctctctctctctctctctctcgacatgTAAAAGCTACCAAGCACATCAGAGTTTCACTTGAGGGCAGAAGAACACTGCTAACCACATTCTTGAGATTCTTCTTGTTGGTAGGTTGAACATATTTAGACAATGAGTACATAAAAGTCCCCAGCATGTGAAGACTCTGAGGTGCTCGGAAGTGCCATATGTTACACAATACCAAACCCTAGTGGGCTCCTCCTCATCTTACTTGGAAGGATGACCAAAAACAACCTCAAAACTCATAAAAACACTAATTGATGGTGGAGCATCAAAGGGCATGAATAGTATCATCCCATCACCTCCCAGAGTATCAATACCTGTAATCCATCCATTCATACATGGGTACGTCCCAAAAGATCAATGCTTGTAATTCATCTATTCACTTAACCTAGGTCGCATCAGATATGATCAAAGGGGTAAAACAAAAATCCCACAGTCACATATGATAGGAAGCACCGAAAGCCCTCCGATTCTGACCCGTGCATTAGAAACGTTTGGCCACTAAACTAATCTCCATCAATTTCTGACGCTTACACAATCACCTGATTATTCTACAACTAATATGTTGATAGATTGTGATACCACAAGGATCACCAGCAAgtaagatattttcttttttctagcTGATAGACAAGATCAACTTGGTGCAGATCGAAGATATGATTAATGTAAACATCCAAAGAAAAAGCATGTTCGTCAACAAATAAAGGATTGTCAGAGTCCATCCGATTCCATGACATACAAGCTCGAAAATCTTCCAAGCTCCAGAACACTCCTTCCAGAAAGAAACGAGGGATGATCGCTTCCGACACTAGCGAATAGAACTCTATCCACCAAGCGACAAGGAAACGAAAACCCTAAAGAAAACAGATTGAAGGAGTAACTGCATAAATGAATCCATTTTCTAGCGGTTAACCATCAGATCTCTCAAATCGAATAGACTCCAATCGAGCTCAGAAACAGACAGTCGAAAAAGAGGGCAGATCGAAGGGGAGAGCGGGCATCAGATCCTTCTTCCCCGTTATCCATCACGAGATCGAGAACGCAGGATAGGGATCAAACGAGGGAACTCGGACCTGAGGGAAGGAAGCGCTCTGTGCCCAGACACTGCCGTCGTGGCCGAGGATGGCGGCCGCCGTGAGATGCTGCCCGTCGATCTCGCACATCAGATGGTCGTCGACGTATGCTTGCCACGACATCCTCTCTCGCTCTCCCTCCCTTTCTCCTCTCCTGCTGTTGCTcctgcaatctctctctctctctctctctctctcttctctttctctctcaagtgATGGGTGTCATCGAAATACTTTTATTTTGGATATTTTCTAAACAGTTatcttaattttaattattttcaaatcATACATCGTAATTCATACACTACCCAAATTACCCCTTCCGCTCTACCCCACTTCCACTGCCGCTGCGCCCTCGCCGGACCCGGTGTGTCGCGCGAGCACAGTGGCAGGCAGccaagggaggggaggggggCGGTGGGCGGGGCCAGCCAGCGCGCAGAGGCACAGGCGAGACCAACCCACGCGCGAACGGGGGCGGAAGGCGGGGTCAGCCCACGCGCGGAGGTGCAGGCGCGGCCAGCAGGCCGATGGCAGCCCTCGCGCCCCTTCCTTCCTCGCGCAAGGGCTGCGAGCGACGGCTCTGGCGTGTCAAAGGGAGCGAAAGCGGTGCAAGGAGGAGGCGGCAGCGGGGCagccggcgacggcgacggcggcgaCGGAGTACGCGATGGTGTAAGAGGGTGGAAATTTTGGGCTTTTATGAATTAGGGGTATGATTTGAATAAATTAAAATAAGGATAACTGTTTAGaaaatatccaaaataaaaatattttttagaaaaatcgtCAACAAAGCTTCATGCAGTTAGTTACAGGTAAAGAACTAACATAAATGAACGGACAAGATGTAATAgcgtgatgatgatgacttgtgaTGAGACATCTGGACCATCAATTCTCGACACAATTAGAGGAAAATCATTACCTTTAATTTCTTGTTTGCTTGCACCAAAAATTGCTACATATGAAATCAATGATTTCTGTATTTAACTTATGTTATCTTTTTATCTCTTGATTTTTATGCCATTGCCAGAGTAGAAAATATTGGAATTCTAATTTTAAGAATATGTTTGCaatttaactttttagttcaaaTTGCTCTTTCGCAATTATAATTAGTAGTGTTTAATTTgtgttttttataatattactggAAGTGATatcctataaaattttaatatacaaAGATATACATAAATTATTTCAAGTTTTACAAGGATCAATTGCTATAATAATAATGCCATCTAAGTTGGggaagagaaataaaaaaaaatttcccaTATAAATTTCATACATGAGCTATAATAGGCAATCTCAAAGCAAAGATGAGTGCATCCATTtatgcatcttatctttattgctaCAAACATATAATTCCATAGAGATCACattttattcattatatatatatatatacatatatacatatatgtatatgtatatataagttgctttaaagatcaattgtttgatatcttaaaggaacattTTGTTCCACCAAATGCATGCATTTGCATGACCCACCACATCTCATAAAAAGTTGAACAGAATCAAATGGTACATCCACACCTGCTGGCTTACAGAAATAGGAGGAGGCAGAGTTGTCCCTTAAAAGGTGTCTTGCCATCAGAAGCTGCAGGTGTTCATGGTTGCAGCAATAATGGCACCTGGTGCAATGTTTCTGTATTTTATTGATTATGTGACCCAATATTAAGATATGTCTTTTATTGATTGAAGTATTTCAACTCAAAATGAcattgatcaaaattttaatatgatatcatcatgccATGCTTAGAAAAAAATATATCCCTGATTAATATCCATCAGCATCAAATACCTTTGATAGTTGCTATATCTTTCGTTGCATTTATGTGAACTGAAAACAATTCCATACCTTGTCAACTTTTACAATAAGCTCAGTCTCAATCTagtattccaatcgatcattcttCCAGTCTTTGATGTTAGCTTGAAAATTTGTGGATGACTGCAGGAGAGAGCTCTCAATGGATCTCCGGGAAACATCCCACTCTTTTACATCTCTTTTCTGGAGATACAGAGGCAACtcttaagatcatgattttaaccaAAGTATTGTAATATGCCTGCAACAAACAAGTATTCCAGGAGTTGAAGAACCTCTTCACCAGGAAGCAGTAGTAATTTTTTATGTGGCAGCAGACCTCCTTTACTATCTGTAAACAAAAAGATCATGATTTCTTTTGCATCAGCTTGATGATTACCGACGAGGAGCAGCGGTACTTCTCTCTTGCGAAGCAGTAATCCCCCTCCAACACCTGAACAAAGAATCCTTAGTTCATCAAGCattgttctttgatataatagATCACAAAATAAGAGAACCACCATTTATTCCTAATCGGCATGATGTGCTCCCAAAAATCATCTTGGTTACATCTAGGAAAGATCGACTAGacaagttctaagaagcaaaattgggattcagaaatatatcattctaGTGGAAGATATTTGAGTCCagtggaagaaaagaaggaaatggATTGAAGGTGATGAAAAAGGAACAGTAAAAAAGAATTTTTCCACACATGCAAAGACAGACATCACAAAAGTTGAAACTCCCAGTTTTTCTACAGATTATCCAACTGAAAAATTACAGAATTACAGGTGCAAACTTTTACACCAACAAAAGCAGCTGAAAAAGAATGAGCAGAAAATCAAGAAGAACGCCATTACTAGGTGTAGCAGGCTAGCAGCCTActacaaataaatatataaacaGGGTAAAAAGGAATCACTTTGCTGCAAGATTACAGAAACACTAATGGCGCCATAGTACACCATTGTTAAGGGAAGCCCCAACTTCTAGTGATTTAGCATGGCTAAGAAAGTTTCACTTGGGGACCGATTTCATGATAGTTAGCTGCTCCCCACCAGATCGCaaaaaaagatatttctcttGATCTGCATCATCACTCTCTAGAGGATCATGTGTGGTCGCGGTGATCACTGACAAGAACTCCGATCCATCCTCTAGAGGATAAACAAAAAGTTAATAATATATACAACTaatatgcatcatcatcattCTTTATAACAACTTTGCTTTAGCCAAGGTAACCAAAGATCACATTTCTTCACTAACCTGATAAACCCTGGTATTCGGCTATCTGTTTGACAGCTGGCAAACGAAGGCTTTCAGGTAGTAGACAATTACAAATTGCACCTACAcagaaaaattaaatcaccatacCTAAAAGCCTCTTTCAGGAATATAAAAAATGTATCCTGAAGGCGCAAAGACTATTAAGGAAATTAATACCAAATTACCTAGTCCTGCAAGCCTGTTAACCCACAGTGGAATTGGTCTTCCTGTCAGTCTCTTGCTGACATCATCTGTGAAGTGATTGCAATTTTTTGAAATGAGGTGATAGGTGTCTCCATGATACTCTGTGGCAATGCTTTCTATAAATGCCTGAAACTCAGATGgaggcatacttgtatgacccAACAAAATGGAACATCTATATAGAAAACCCGGGCAAGTCTTTGGTTCCACCTCAAACACACCGCTCGTAGGGAAATCATGTGCTCCAAACCCATACTCCAGTTCATGGACTGTTTCAAAGCAATTAGATGTCAGTGATCATCATATAAAGGTACGCTAAGTCCTCAACTAGAAAATTCATTTACGAAGAATGAGCATTCCATAggtaattatatttttcataaattccTGATCTTACAAGGTGGAGCCTTGCTTGGAATGTTCTTATTCAAGAGGATGACAGCATGCAAACCACATGTTTTAAATGAAACATAAATTTGATGAACAAGATTCTTTTCTTGTAGGCTTCAGTGAACGATGTAGACATTGGAACAGAACTCAATAGCCCCAGTTATGATTCTTCAAGTCTCTGTCTAGGTTTTCTTGAACAGCAGCTGTTTGCTGCCAACAAATTCAGAAAGCACTTGCCCGACAGATCAAGCAGAGGGACCTGTTCTCACTAGTCAAGGTATCACCTACAATGGCAACCAAGTATGTATGTGACTTTTTACCTTTCCATTTTCGTGGCTTCTTTGTTCTCTTTTCATCTATCTCTGTTTTAATTTATTCAATCTGTTTCTATCTACTATGGCAACCAAGGAAGTATGATTTGGAGAAAGAATTACTTATTAGTTTATTCATTGATTGATACCCGTTACAATCTCGTTTCTTTTTTGTATACccctaagaaaaataataaaaaatatcataacaaggaataaatagaattaaaattatattatataaatcAAAACATATCAATCATTTCATTTTTCCTTCTTCAAGAAGGATGCATTTCTATGCTTGTTTTGGCAAATAGTTTTCCTTGTTGATAAAATATCTAACTGATAGGCATCTTTCTCtataaaattttctaataagaAGAAACTTCCAAATCGGTGTGCAGACTGGTTGGCTAAGTTTGCGCTTTCTGCAAAGCCTTTTTTTTTGTGGATGGATCAATAGCCTGAtccatttcttctttttttagtgTTGATGCTGCAAGCATAGGTTGTAAtcgtttttttttctaataaaaagtatttttttttaagtaaCTTTCAAATGATAATAGAAACCAGGGTCtgtagtaccgaactgtaccgcccggtacgggcggtacgtaccggtccgacaggttgccgatacgcggaccgcctgttaccggtccgagtgcactgtagcactgtagcagtgctacagtacttggCACACGtgggtataccgctcgatataccgtaccgtaccggtaccgagcccaggtcgaaaaaccggtacggtacggtattacgaaccttgatagaaactataaataagattTAAATAATCGTGACTTAGcgaaatataagatttttattttttcatatatcTCAATGTGATAAAAGATAAACGTAGCTACCCCAGATTATTAGGATTTTACGGCTTTGTTATTGTTGGCATAAGATACTTCCTTATGAGAGCAAAATCTTAAATCAAATTCAAGATTTAAATCCATCCCTTTTCCTTAAAAAACTCAATCAAGCCTAAGATttgtctcattccttcttttctttgccCTTTTTCCCTTTCCCTTAGGCAATTTTGGTAACTAACATAAGGGAACAAAAGATATTGTCATTTGACAACTTATAAATATTTACATAATAACTTGTaaactaaaaaattattataaaaataaattaaaaccgTGTTGCATCACATAGGAAGAGGAGGTGATTGTTTAGattaaaagaacaaaagaaaaaaaaaaagaaagatgacaCATTATTTCAGTCTGACTCATACAAATTGATAAAGTCAACCAATCAACTCGCAAGCTATAGTGAGACAACCGAGATAACTCCCTTTTAAGTGACTGGGCTCTCTATGATTGTATGATCTTGATCGTGATTTTATGGGTGTTAAACAGATACAATCCAAACTGTTAAGCGCTGAACCAAACTGAAAATTTTTTCGGTTCGGTTTGATTAAAGTAATGTAGTTCGAACTCGAACCGATTCAAACACGGTTAATATGGTTCAGTTAACCGATTAACTGGtttataattttaagtaattttaaaaattattttcaaatgaacCGGTTCAGTTCAATTGAACCGAATCAAAATCTTGATCCAATTCAGTCGACACGACAAGATTTGTGAAATTGAACCCACATCATTTGTAAAATTAGACCTTTGGGATGGTTTAGTTAATTGGTTTGTATCAATTAAGGGCTAGGGGTAGTGAACTCATCAGACTGATATCTTTTGAATTAAAATTGATTCAGTTTGGTTTGAACCAGTTAATCGAACCTAAGGAGAGTACTCCCACTCTATGCAAGTTATTTGAGCCAAAAGACTTACTCAGTCAATATACTTCGTATTAGAGCCTTCGTGTGGTTAATTTTAAATGTGATTATTGCATATTTACCCTATCAATATGAAACAAAATTGAGATATTTTTGCCTACTAAAACTAGCACAGCTTCTTATCATTTCACTGCTTAGGTTGTAGCAGAATGAATCAGCAGTAAAAATAAAGTGCATGGCAAATATTTACCACAACAGCATGCCTTGCATTATGTGTACAATTGTATATGACAGGAGATTGCCATTTAAAATAGCcacttatttttattaataaaacattcaatcaaatattTGATAATCTGGAAAGACTTAAAACATGATAAGATTATATGGGAAGACTTGAAAATCTGGAAAGGGGAATATTTTGCAAATTTCTTAATCTTTCTTGCTTAAAGAACTATATATCTGTCCCCATTCTTCTCGTCCTAGAAAAGATAAGGCCATGTGATCAACTGGTACATCCATAGATAGTATATAGCCTCTCCATGGTGTCAACACTGAACATATGCTGCAGGATAAAATTACCCATCCACAAAACCTTTAGGTACCAGAAACAATTTTTCAAAGGAACCTAATTTTCAAGTTTTCTGGTACACATTGCCAAGAAGAAATTGAAATCTTGTCTGGAAAATCATCCTAATCGATGTATTTTAagcttagaaaaaaaaagaacttggACATGAACAAAGCTGCTCTCCTGGCTCTGTTTATACTGGTTTCAGATGCTAATCCTATTTATCCTGGAT
Protein-coding sequences here:
- the LOC135606137 gene encoding deSI-like protein At4g17486 isoform X2, which produces MGSVMSSGGSPSKGNAALSPVVLNVYDLTPLNNYVRWLGIGIFHSGIEVHELEYGFGAHDFPTSGVFEAFIESIATEYHGDTYHLISKNCNHFTDDVSKRLTGRPIPLWVNRLAGLGAICNCLLPESLRLPAVKQIAEYQGLSEDGSEFLSVITATTHDPLESDDADQEKYLFLRSGVGGGLLLRKREVPLLLVGNHQADAKEIMIFLFTDSKGGLLPHKKLLLLPGEEKRDVKEWDVSRRSIESSLLQSSTNFQANIKDWKNDRLEY
- the LOC135606137 gene encoding deSI-like protein At4g17486 isoform X1 gives rise to the protein MGSVMSSGGSPSKGNAALSPVVLNVYDLTPLNNYVRWLGIGIFHSGIEVHELEYGFGAHDFPTSGVFEVEPKTCPGFLYRCSILLGHTSMPPSEFQAFIESIATEYHGDTYHLISKNCNHFTDDVSKRLTGRPIPLWVNRLAGLGAICNCLLPESLRLPAVKQIAEYQGLSEDGSEFLSVITATTHDPLESDDADQEKYLFLRSGVGGGLLLRKREVPLLLVGNHQADAKEIMIFLFTDSKGGLLPHKKLLLLPGEEKRDVKEWDVSRRSIESSLLQSSTNFQANIKDWKNDRLEY